The Akkermansia sp. N21116 genome includes a region encoding these proteins:
- a CDS encoding extracellular solute-binding protein — protein MVQISLTIRLLLISLTALFLLSGCTDNSRSRGVGWHSTVPEGTMPHGFDTFIPRWNKKVDKWLRTEVESLEKEVNSLRNTYFHTQDTKERESIQSRLVAKTSQLEIMRQRLSEGDFIRIRKGEELPTELVWEDGMDEPEIGDPNAKKGGSIRLWEAGSFPDTFRPIGPNSNNSFRGRLYDEIDMGLINIHPATGRVIPSLSDRWAVGTDGRTVYFHLDPAASYSDGAKVRAIDFIVNMFVRTSDYTKDILYETMYKEEVSHVTLYGDDIIAVTLPEARPLLPFYCTIFTPAPPHFYSEFGPNYVEKYQWRVPPTTGAYTISPEDMIRGRQITLKRVDNWWARDKKYTKNTFNVDRIVYNFIAEESKALELFRIGELDIMFMNKPELWHERMEIPEVHNGYIQRATFFTIYPRPPFGIFLNTARPPFNDKNIRLGFHHALNIQKIIDINFRGDYQRLGSIASGYGRYTDASIKAREFSPEKARQYFSAAGFTITCPDGILRKPDGTRLTAEVTFPNASTSLATIMSQLKEDARKCGLDLQLDPLDSMVNFRKLMEKRHQACFMAWGFTPPHPTLAQCFHSSYAYDTKGNTIPYTNNINSYANPEMDRLLDAEKHVHTEAELEQNAHAIQRMVHDEGLWVPGWTTEFARLCYWRWVRWPNSKTTQFCYPLIFEPTESHLYWVDEDLEKETLNAKHKGITFPEVDAVYDQYRYQTSLPDAERNTEDNALPSVPAVPEAVPVPQVPPASPPSQPDKP, from the coding sequence ATGGTTCAAATCTCCCTTACCATTCGCCTGTTGCTGATATCCCTGACCGCTTTGTTTCTGTTGTCGGGCTGCACCGACAACTCCCGTTCCCGGGGCGTCGGCTGGCATTCTACTGTCCCGGAAGGAACCATGCCGCATGGATTCGACACATTCATCCCCCGATGGAACAAGAAAGTCGATAAATGGCTCCGTACAGAAGTAGAATCGCTCGAAAAGGAAGTCAACTCACTCCGTAACACCTACTTCCACACCCAGGACACCAAGGAAAGGGAATCCATTCAAAGCCGTCTCGTCGCCAAAACTTCTCAATTGGAGATCATGAGGCAACGCCTGTCGGAAGGCGACTTCATCCGAATACGGAAAGGGGAAGAGCTCCCCACGGAACTCGTCTGGGAAGACGGCATGGACGAACCTGAAATCGGCGATCCGAACGCCAAAAAAGGAGGTTCCATCCGCTTGTGGGAAGCAGGTTCGTTTCCGGACACCTTCCGTCCGATCGGGCCCAACAGCAACAATTCCTTCCGCGGCAGGCTCTACGATGAAATCGACATGGGCTTGATCAACATCCATCCTGCAACCGGCCGGGTCATTCCCTCCCTCTCGGACCGTTGGGCAGTCGGGACAGACGGACGGACGGTCTATTTCCACCTCGATCCCGCCGCTTCCTATTCCGACGGAGCCAAGGTAAGAGCTATCGACTTCATCGTCAACATGTTCGTGCGGACCTCGGATTATACCAAGGACATTCTCTACGAAACCATGTACAAAGAGGAAGTCTCCCACGTCACTCTCTATGGTGACGATATCATCGCCGTCACCCTCCCGGAAGCTCGTCCTCTCCTGCCATTTTATTGCACGATATTCACCCCGGCACCACCTCATTTCTACAGCGAATTCGGTCCCAACTACGTAGAAAAATACCAGTGGCGCGTCCCACCCACGACAGGTGCCTACACCATCAGTCCGGAGGACATGATCCGCGGGCGCCAGATTACCCTCAAGAGGGTCGACAATTGGTGGGCTCGCGATAAAAAGTACACAAAAAATACCTTCAATGTCGACCGCATCGTGTACAATTTCATCGCGGAAGAATCCAAGGCTCTGGAACTCTTCCGCATCGGTGAACTCGACATCATGTTCATGAACAAGCCAGAACTTTGGCACGAACGCATGGAAATCCCCGAAGTCCACAACGGCTACATCCAGCGCGCCACCTTCTTCACCATCTATCCGAGGCCACCCTTCGGCATTTTCCTCAACACGGCCCGTCCTCCGTTCAACGATAAAAACATCCGCCTCGGATTCCACCACGCACTCAATATTCAGAAAATCATCGATATCAACTTCCGCGGCGACTACCAGAGGCTCGGTTCCATCGCCTCCGGCTACGGCAGGTACACTGACGCATCGATCAAAGCCCGCGAATTCTCCCCTGAAAAAGCGCGTCAATACTTCTCCGCCGCCGGTTTCACCATCACCTGCCCCGACGGAATCCTCCGAAAACCGGACGGTACGCGCCTGACGGCCGAAGTCACCTTCCCTAACGCCTCCACCTCCTTGGCCACTATCATGAGCCAGCTCAAGGAAGATGCACGTAAATGCGGATTGGATCTCCAACTCGATCCCCTGGACTCCATGGTCAACTTCCGCAAGCTTATGGAAAAACGCCACCAAGCATGTTTCATGGCCTGGGGATTTACGCCTCCGCATCCCACCCTGGCACAGTGCTTCCATTCGTCCTATGCCTATGATACAAAAGGCAATACAATCCCTTACACCAACAACATCAACTCATACGCCAACCCGGAAATGGATCGCCTGCTCGATGCGGAGAAACACGTCCATACCGAAGCTGAACTGGAACAAAACGCCCATGCTATCCAGCGCATGGTCCACGACGAAGGACTCTGGGTACCGGGATGGACCACGGAATTCGCCCGTCTTTGCTACTGGAGGTGGGTCCGCTGGCCCAATAGCAAAACGACCCAGTTTTGCTATCCCCTCATTTTCGAACCCACGGAAAGCCATCTCTACTGGGTTGACGAAGACTTGGAGAAAGAAACCCTCAATGCCAAACACAAAGGCATCACGTTTCCGGAAGTCGATGCCGTGTACGACCAATACCGCTATCAAACCAGCCTACCCGATGCCGAAAGAAATACGGAGGACAATGCCCTTCCCTCCGTCCCGGCAGTACCGGAAGCCGTGCCAGTTCCTCAGGTTCCCCCCGCATCCCCCCCCAGCCAACCAGACAAGCCATGA
- a CDS encoding ankyrin repeat domain-containing protein: MKLQFVHSPILLILALALTACDENKEQLHDTIKELKSQPATRQLGFQLNRFQRGETGINAYFNNKTALNLATELGEYETVALLLKMGADPNLKDHSEEEATFPLWTALGKQNWEIVRLLLAAGADPNAKVEAGEEWTSVVSRVVESENNEIARLFFDKGASPEAYNSDGETPLMMFADNNNVQMTRYLLSKYGNTLLEGKAGQYALQNAITSYSFDVAGILLSQGADATLKDQEGNTLLHHLFKTGNIYMQANGKHQAQELIHQIDLLLQHGVDINAVNQDGLSALHYLGQKIRNAQNRDAVTQIALFMIKKGADLFAKTPNGVTASDMFLNFKDNDELIRLIETRMKERTQQKPVNSES, encoded by the coding sequence ATGAAACTTCAATTCGTACACTCTCCCATCCTGCTGATACTAGCGCTTGCCCTCACGGCCTGCGATGAAAACAAAGAACAACTCCACGACACCATCAAGGAACTGAAAAGCCAGCCCGCCACTCGCCAGCTCGGCTTCCAGCTCAACAGGTTCCAGCGCGGAGAAACTGGTATCAATGCGTACTTCAACAACAAAACCGCACTGAACCTTGCTACGGAACTAGGTGAATACGAGACCGTTGCCCTCCTGTTGAAAATGGGGGCGGATCCCAATCTGAAAGATCATTCCGAGGAAGAAGCTACCTTCCCGCTGTGGACAGCGCTCGGAAAACAGAATTGGGAAATCGTGCGCCTGTTACTTGCCGCCGGGGCCGACCCCAATGCCAAGGTAGAAGCAGGGGAAGAATGGACCTCCGTTGTATCCCGAGTTGTGGAATCAGAAAACAATGAAATCGCCCGGCTCTTCTTCGACAAGGGAGCAAGTCCCGAGGCATACAACAGCGATGGAGAAACCCCTCTCATGATGTTCGCCGATAATAACAATGTCCAAATGACACGCTACCTCCTCTCCAAATATGGCAATACCCTGCTCGAAGGCAAAGCCGGTCAGTATGCATTGCAAAATGCCATCACCAGCTATTCCTTCGATGTTGCCGGAATCCTCCTCAGCCAAGGAGCCGACGCTACCCTCAAGGACCAAGAGGGGAATACTCTCCTCCATCATCTGTTCAAAACAGGTAATATATACATGCAGGCAAACGGGAAACACCAGGCACAAGAATTGATCCACCAGATTGATCTGCTCCTGCAACACGGAGTCGACATCAACGCCGTCAATCAAGATGGGCTCTCCGCCTTGCATTATCTCGGTCAAAAAATTCGAAACGCCCAAAACAGGGATGCCGTCACTCAAATAGCTCTATTCATGATTAAAAAAGGAGCCGACTTGTTCGCCAAAACACCTAATGGAGTAACGGCAAGCGACATGTTCCTGAACTTCAAGGATAACGACGAACTCATCCGATTGATCGAAACCCGGATGAAAGAAAGAACGCAACAAAAGCCAGTTAATTCCGAATCCTGA
- a CDS encoding sialidase family protein — MKVLPLILIACFPGFCEAQRPAAAGLEPIVVATPPSDAGRGLVRVSQKEIRHYSGTRNAPDYLVSLDNGSTWEMRNTSDSYPPNFGGIPKESPAFSRNPATGEWIRVQPIGGFIFISRGGLDGTWLAVTNDGKLEADWKDPEKRKNLKKLGGIMRTPLFINKGKRILIPFHVMANGTRFHISDDGGLTWKVSKDAITSPRHDVKPPHQGTRWYNNAVEATVLEMKNGMLWALVRTSQDQAWQSFSKDGGDTWSKAEPSRFFGTLTMNTLARLNDGTIVSLWTNTMALPENAEAGNGQWEDVFTNRDSHHIAMSDDEGKSWYGFREIILDELRNHPEYATLNGPEDRGKHQSELVQLDKNRMLVSLGQHKNHRKLVIVDRRWVAGKERSTQTGKDLDAQWTVHTYIPQKRGHCSYNRKQGAILVEDPDDASRRVLQIRRLDDSSLVNEKAKVDYQNGGAAWNFPNGTTGIVKFRFRVPSGGQTDDSGLQVSLMDRLFNACDTTAKDYALFTFPIRLSPSPHLSIGMKKVPFKTDSWHEATIAWKNKAALVFLDGVKVGNLNMSTPSPNGVSYIHFISTGTHPDTGVLLDTVHAKVK, encoded by the coding sequence ATGAAAGTACTCCCCCTGATATTGATTGCCTGTTTTCCGGGTTTTTGCGAGGCTCAACGTCCTGCGGCTGCCGGATTGGAACCAATAGTTGTCGCAACGCCTCCATCCGATGCCGGACGAGGTTTGGTGCGTGTCAGTCAGAAAGAGATCCGTCACTATTCCGGGACGCGGAATGCTCCCGATTATCTTGTGAGCCTGGACAACGGGAGTACTTGGGAGATGCGGAATACTTCGGATTCCTATCCTCCCAATTTCGGGGGGATTCCCAAGGAATCTCCGGCTTTTTCCCGGAATCCTGCGACAGGGGAGTGGATTCGTGTTCAGCCGATCGGTGGTTTCATCTTTATCTCCCGGGGTGGTTTGGACGGGACATGGCTGGCTGTAACGAATGATGGGAAGCTGGAAGCTGACTGGAAGGATCCGGAGAAGAGGAAGAATTTGAAAAAACTGGGAGGAATCATGCGAACGCCCCTGTTTATCAATAAGGGGAAAAGGATTCTCATCCCGTTTCATGTCATGGCTAATGGAACCCGGTTTCATATTTCCGACGACGGAGGATTGACGTGGAAGGTGTCCAAGGATGCCATTACGTCTCCACGGCACGACGTAAAGCCCCCGCACCAGGGTACCCGGTGGTATAACAATGCGGTGGAAGCTACGGTTCTGGAAATGAAAAACGGTATGTTGTGGGCTCTTGTCAGAACATCCCAGGATCAGGCGTGGCAGTCTTTTTCCAAGGATGGAGGGGATACGTGGAGCAAGGCAGAACCTTCCCGTTTTTTCGGAACATTGACGATGAATACTCTGGCTCGCCTGAATGACGGAACTATCGTTTCCCTTTGGACTAATACCATGGCTCTGCCTGAGAATGCCGAGGCGGGGAACGGGCAGTGGGAAGATGTTTTTACCAACCGGGATTCCCACCACATTGCCATGTCCGATGACGAGGGTAAATCGTGGTACGGTTTCCGTGAAATTATCTTGGACGAATTACGGAATCACCCGGAATATGCGACATTGAACGGTCCGGAAGACAGGGGCAAGCATCAGAGTGAACTGGTGCAACTGGATAAGAACCGCATGCTTGTCTCCCTCGGACAGCATAAGAATCACAGAAAGCTGGTTATTGTAGATCGCCGATGGGTGGCAGGGAAAGAACGGAGTACCCAAACCGGAAAGGATCTGGATGCACAGTGGACTGTTCATACCTACATTCCGCAGAAGAGGGGACATTGCAGCTATAATCGCAAGCAGGGTGCGATACTGGTGGAGGATCCGGATGATGCATCACGCCGCGTGTTGCAAATTCGTCGTCTGGATGATTCCTCTCTTGTTAATGAGAAAGCGAAGGTGGATTATCAAAACGGCGGAGCAGCCTGGAATTTCCCCAATGGAACGACAGGAATCGTGAAGTTCCGGTTCCGCGTGCCATCCGGAGGACAGACAGATGATTCCGGCTTGCAGGTTTCCCTGATGGACCGTCTGTTCAACGCGTGCGATACAACGGCGAAGGATTATGCCTTGTTCACGTTTCCCATACGCTTGTCTCCTTCTCCCCACCTGTCGATTGGGATGAAGAAGGTACCTTTTAAGACCGACTCCTGGCATGAAGCGACAATTGCCTGGAAGAATAAAGCCGCCCTGGTTTTTCTGGATGGCGTGAAGGTAGGAAATCTGAATATGTCGACTCCGTCTCCCAATGGAGTGAGCTACATTCATTTCATTAGCACGGGAACCCATCCTGATACCGGCGTGTTGCTGGATACGGTGCATGCGAAGGTAAAGTAA
- a CDS encoding oligopeptide/dipeptide ABC transporter ATP-binding protein — protein MSEPLLEAKNLKMYFPIRKGVFMRRAGWVKAVDDVSLTIRQGETLGLVGESGCGKSTMGKCLIRLLAPTSGHIYFRGQDISKISQRRMRPLRSHIQMVFQDPAESLNQRLSIGQIIAEPYVIHGLGSAIQRREWVLGLLDRVGLPASAIDRFPFEFSGGQRQRIGIARALTLNPSLIILDEPVSALDVSIQSQVLNLLLELQEERKLSYLFIAHDLAVVKHVSDRVAVMYLGKIVEEADAETIYKNPRHAYTKALLSAIPEPDPLHRNEHEPLPGDVPSPIDPPLGSAFGHRINHPGYADTIGLNLTPLEIESGHRVAPDPCSLSPEDLQMIRERNRSPQTIRR, from the coding sequence ATGTCTGAACCACTTCTGGAAGCCAAAAACCTCAAAATGTACTTTCCCATCCGCAAAGGCGTCTTCATGCGCCGCGCCGGGTGGGTCAAAGCAGTTGACGACGTTTCCCTGACCATCCGGCAGGGAGAAACGCTCGGACTTGTCGGAGAATCCGGCTGTGGCAAATCCACCATGGGTAAATGCCTGATTCGCCTCCTTGCCCCTACATCCGGCCACATCTACTTCCGAGGACAGGATATCTCGAAAATCTCCCAACGCAGAATGCGCCCCCTGCGTTCCCACATTCAGATGGTCTTCCAGGATCCGGCGGAATCCCTCAACCAGCGCCTCTCCATCGGCCAGATCATTGCCGAACCCTACGTCATCCACGGACTCGGTTCAGCCATCCAGCGCCGGGAATGGGTGCTGGGGCTGCTGGATCGCGTCGGCCTGCCTGCCAGCGCCATCGACCGCTTCCCGTTCGAATTCTCCGGGGGACAGCGGCAACGCATCGGCATCGCCCGGGCTCTAACGCTCAACCCCAGTCTGATCATCCTCGACGAACCCGTCTCCGCCCTCGACGTCTCTATCCAGTCGCAGGTCCTCAACCTCCTTCTGGAACTTCAGGAAGAGCGCAAACTCTCCTACCTCTTCATCGCGCATGACCTCGCCGTCGTCAAACACGTCTCTGACCGCGTCGCCGTCATGTACCTTGGTAAAATCGTGGAAGAAGCCGATGCTGAAACAATCTACAAAAACCCGCGCCACGCCTACACCAAAGCCCTCCTCTCCGCGATTCCCGAACCTGATCCCCTTCATAGGAATGAACACGAACCTCTGCCCGGCGATGTTCCCTCCCCCATTGATCCACCTTTGGGCTCGGCCTTCGGCCATCGCATCAACCATCCCGGCTACGCGGACACGATCGGTCTCAACCTCACTCCTCTGGAAATCGAGTCCGGCCACCGCGTCGCGCCCGATCCCTGTTCCCTGTCCCCGGAAGACCTTCAGATGATCAGAGAACGCAACCGTTCCCCCCAAACCATCCGACGGTAA
- a CDS encoding ABC transporter ATP-binding protein: MIVENLLEVRNLSTAFDTEAGLLRAVDGVCFDVPRSSCVGIVGESGCGKSVTAMSIIRLLPQPMGKIVGGEIIFKGQDLVTASVDDMYSIRGKDIGVIFQEPMTALNPVHTIGKQIGESLMLHRGFNAREARQAAIELLRKVRIPAPESRVDEFPHQMSGGMRQRVVVAIALACHPDLIIADEPTTALDVTVQAQILNLLQELREEMNASSILITHDLGVIAQSCDSVVVMYAGRVVERAPVRELFANPMHAYTRGLLESIPRLTSVPKSYLPTIPGQVAPISEYVNGCRFCQRMGIPVEELTERPRLIEVAPGHWVEDCPRCRSFR, from the coding sequence ATGATTGTTGAAAACCTCCTCGAAGTCCGCAACCTCAGTACGGCATTCGACACGGAAGCCGGCCTGCTCCGAGCTGTGGACGGTGTCTGCTTTGATGTTCCCCGTAGTTCATGCGTCGGCATTGTCGGAGAATCCGGTTGCGGCAAAAGTGTCACCGCCATGTCCATCATCCGCCTCCTGCCTCAGCCCATGGGCAAAATCGTCGGCGGTGAAATTATCTTCAAAGGACAGGATCTCGTCACTGCCTCCGTCGATGACATGTATTCAATCCGGGGCAAAGATATCGGAGTCATCTTCCAGGAGCCTATGACAGCTCTCAACCCCGTTCACACCATCGGCAAACAGATCGGAGAGTCCCTGATGCTCCACCGTGGTTTCAACGCCAGAGAGGCCCGCCAGGCAGCCATTGAACTACTTCGCAAAGTACGTATTCCCGCCCCGGAATCGCGAGTCGATGAATTTCCCCATCAAATGTCCGGCGGCATGAGACAGAGAGTTGTCGTCGCCATCGCTCTGGCGTGTCACCCCGACCTCATCATTGCCGACGAACCGACAACGGCTCTTGACGTCACTGTTCAGGCTCAAATTCTCAACCTTCTCCAGGAACTGAGGGAAGAAATGAACGCTTCATCCATCCTCATCACCCACGACCTCGGAGTTATCGCCCAATCCTGCGACTCCGTCGTCGTCATGTACGCCGGACGCGTTGTGGAACGTGCTCCCGTCCGGGAACTCTTTGCCAATCCCATGCACGCCTACACCCGCGGTCTCTTGGAATCCATCCCGCGCCTGACCTCAGTTCCCAAGAGTTACCTGCCCACCATCCCCGGCCAGGTAGCCCCTATCAGCGAATATGTCAATGGCTGCCGCTTCTGCCAACGCATGGGCATCCCTGTGGAAGAACTGACGGAACGCCCCCGTCTGATAGAAGTCGCACCCGGTCACTGGGTGGAAGACTGCCCCCGCTGCCGGAGTTTCCGCTAA
- a CDS encoding ABC transporter permease: MKTYILRRLLLMPFTLLGVTFIVFCITRFVPGGPVEQMMQQQAMSALSGKKAGGQQSNTSISEADMEKLEEQFGLQEPILVAYAQWLGILPRKIEIAKEDFLSHPTPADDTPDPAYGGSSRLHTRVLVPETGEEIIVTRTSPDSETVKDAFFAGNHARKAADEGWNIILESPRHRAERWAQRMRESDQNVIDDKAGTYAWRAEIYKNRFDGLLQGTLGNSFKYNEPVWDMIKERIPISLYFGILSAILTYSVCIPLGIFKAIHHRSLADNLSSVLIFLGYSVPGFALGALLVVYLGARLEWFPLCGLTSPDFNQMDLAGQIKDLAHHTVLPLLCYVVGSFAVTTMMMKNNLMDNLSADYVRTAMAKGVSFKGAVYKHAFRNSFIPIATTLGSLISVIVAGSMLVERVFDIQGFGMLSYQALMDKDYSLIMGTLLLTSFLMVLGNLLSDIIVAAVDPRVKFE; encoded by the coding sequence ATGAAGACTTATATCCTGCGACGCCTCCTGCTCATGCCCTTCACATTGCTTGGCGTCACCTTCATTGTCTTCTGTATCACGCGTTTTGTCCCCGGCGGGCCGGTAGAGCAAATGATGCAGCAACAGGCCATGAGCGCCCTCTCCGGTAAAAAAGCCGGAGGCCAGCAAAGCAACACCTCCATCAGCGAGGCGGACATGGAAAAACTGGAGGAACAATTCGGGCTTCAGGAACCTATCCTCGTCGCCTATGCCCAATGGCTGGGCATCCTGCCCCGGAAAATTGAGATTGCCAAGGAAGACTTCCTTTCCCATCCCACACCGGCAGATGATACTCCGGATCCAGCTTACGGAGGCAGCTCCCGCCTGCATACGCGCGTCCTCGTCCCTGAAACGGGAGAAGAAATCATCGTCACTCGCACGTCTCCCGACAGTGAAACCGTCAAAGATGCCTTCTTTGCCGGAAACCATGCTCGCAAAGCAGCCGACGAAGGCTGGAACATCATCCTGGAATCCCCCCGGCACCGCGCCGAACGCTGGGCGCAACGCATGAGGGAAAGCGACCAGAACGTCATCGACGACAAGGCCGGAACTTATGCCTGGCGTGCTGAAATCTATAAAAACCGTTTCGATGGCCTGCTTCAGGGAACCCTGGGCAATTCTTTCAAATACAATGAGCCTGTCTGGGACATGATCAAGGAGCGCATACCCATTTCTCTCTACTTCGGCATTCTCAGCGCTATTCTGACTTATTCCGTCTGTATCCCTCTGGGCATCTTCAAGGCTATTCACCACCGCTCCCTGGCAGACAATCTTTCTTCCGTCCTGATCTTCCTCGGATATTCCGTTCCGGGATTCGCTCTGGGAGCCCTCCTCGTCGTATACCTGGGAGCCCGCCTGGAATGGTTCCCCCTGTGCGGACTGACCTCCCCGGACTTCAACCAGATGGACCTCGCCGGACAAATCAAGGATCTGGCGCACCACACCGTTCTTCCTCTGCTCTGCTACGTCGTCGGTTCGTTTGCCGTCACTACCATGATGATGAAAAACAACCTCATGGACAATCTCTCGGCAGACTACGTCCGCACCGCCATGGCCAAAGGCGTCAGCTTCAAAGGAGCGGTATACAAACACGCCTTTCGCAACTCCTTTATCCCGATAGCCACCACTCTGGGCAGCCTCATCAGCGTCATCGTCGCAGGTTCCATGCTCGTAGAACGCGTCTTCGATATTCAAGGCTTCGGCATGTTGAGCTACCAAGCCCTGATGGACAAGGATTACTCGCTTATCATGGGCACTCTGCTTCTCACCTCCTTCCTGATGGTACTGGGCAACCTGCTCTCGGACATCATCGTCGCCGCCGTCGATCCCCGCGTCAAATTCGAATAA
- a CDS encoding pyridoxamine 5'-phosphate oxidase family protein — protein MKDPEQTIGNMIDKQGVAFIASIDENGFPNAKAMLPPRKREGIKKFYFTTNTSSMRVAQYKKNPKACIYFCDRRFFRGVMLVGTMNVLEDQVSKKMIWQDGDTMYYPGGVTDPDYCVLCFTAQSGRYYANFKSEDFKII, from the coding sequence ATGAAAGATCCCGAACAAACAATCGGAAACATGATCGATAAACAGGGTGTCGCTTTCATTGCTTCCATTGATGAAAACGGTTTCCCCAACGCGAAAGCCATGCTTCCCCCCAGAAAAAGAGAGGGAATCAAAAAATTCTATTTCACGACGAACACTTCGTCCATGAGAGTCGCCCAATACAAGAAAAATCCCAAAGCCTGCATATATTTCTGCGACAGACGCTTCTTCCGCGGTGTCATGCTGGTTGGAACAATGAATGTGCTCGAAGACCAAGTCAGCAAGAAAATGATCTGGCAGGATGGAGACACCATGTATTATCCCGGAGGAGTAACGGATCCGGATTACTGTGTCCTATGTTTCACTGCACAATCGGGACGATACTATGCCAATTTCAAATCGGAAGATTTCAAGATTATTTAA
- a CDS encoding ABC transporter permease subunit → MVRKIAFILIVCAILSAVGEYFGLLIPTLSWPFTVAREMSILQWHCGMPDSANPFLYQGSFLWFGWVCSLVLFLIGLWLYRQPKHRFQPTPITARRLARFKTIRRGHISLMILVTMVLLACMDQCLVGKRALFVLYDGHPYFPALVRSPYNGATFGENGDSAEAEADYRKLKRESGQPGRPSCVIMPLVPYDPTGDSANPATELLEISPDGLVLNPDTHKPYSGLAARLYNEEEALPHIRYCYRQGKLEKGTIGWLPDRSEVYSATYENNKLVSEQYTGPGTREEFLKGSDPGKIYMIYYHPAPPLKSGHLLGTNTQGADILAYLYGGLQVNIKAALFYLPFVYFIGITFGMLMGYFGGKFDITFQRLIEILSQVPFLFIIMIISDMVPLEMKGMFLILGLLIMFGWMEMTYQLRTSTMKEKSRDYVSAARVLGASTARILFIHILPNLVAILVTLVPFSVSALILALASLDYLGFGLPDTYASWGRLLNDGLSNLSAPWVVTSAFVALVSILLLVTFIGEAIREAFDPKKFTTYK, encoded by the coding sequence ATGGTTCGCAAGATTGCCTTCATCCTCATCGTCTGTGCCATTCTCTCCGCAGTGGGAGAATACTTCGGGCTTCTGATCCCTACACTAAGCTGGCCTTTCACCGTTGCCCGGGAGATGTCCATCCTGCAATGGCACTGCGGTATGCCGGACAGTGCCAATCCCTTCCTGTACCAAGGCAGCTTCCTGTGGTTCGGATGGGTCTGTTCGCTTGTCCTGTTCCTCATCGGCCTCTGGCTTTACCGCCAGCCGAAGCACCGTTTCCAGCCCACTCCCATCACCGCCCGGCGGCTAGCCCGTTTCAAAACAATCCGCCGCGGTCACATCTCGTTGATGATCCTCGTCACCATGGTTCTCCTGGCTTGCATGGACCAGTGCCTCGTCGGCAAACGAGCACTTTTTGTTCTTTACGACGGTCATCCCTATTTCCCGGCACTCGTCCGTTCACCGTACAACGGAGCTACCTTCGGAGAGAACGGCGACAGTGCCGAAGCCGAAGCCGACTACCGTAAGCTGAAACGCGAATCCGGCCAGCCTGGACGACCTTCGTGCGTCATCATGCCCCTTGTTCCCTACGATCCCACGGGAGACTCCGCCAACCCTGCCACGGAACTCTTGGAAATTTCCCCGGACGGCCTCGTTCTGAATCCCGACACTCACAAACCGTACTCCGGTCTCGCCGCCCGCCTTTACAACGAAGAAGAAGCCCTGCCCCACATCCGCTACTGCTACCGGCAGGGAAAATTGGAAAAAGGCACCATTGGCTGGCTGCCCGACAGAAGTGAAGTCTATTCCGCCACCTACGAAAACAATAAACTCGTCTCGGAACAATACACGGGTCCCGGGACCAGGGAAGAATTTCTGAAAGGAAGCGACCCCGGCAAAATCTACATGATTTACTACCATCCCGCTCCTCCCTTGAAGAGCGGACACCTCCTCGGTACCAACACTCAGGGAGCGGATATCCTCGCCTACCTCTACGGAGGTCTCCAGGTCAACATCAAAGCGGCATTGTTCTACCTGCCCTTCGTCTATTTCATCGGCATTACCTTCGGCATGCTCATGGGATACTTTGGAGGCAAATTCGACATCACATTCCAACGCCTGATCGAAATCCTCTCCCAAGTCCCCTTCCTCTTCATCATCATGATCATCTCAGACATGGTGCCGTTGGAAATGAAAGGCATGTTCCTCATTCTCGGTCTGCTCATCATGTTCGGATGGATGGAAATGACCTATCAACTCCGTACCTCCACGATGAAGGAAAAATCGCGGGACTACGTCTCTGCCGCCCGCGTGCTCGGAGCCTCCACTGCCCGCATCCTCTTCATCCACATCCTCCCCAACCTGGTCGCCATCCTCGTCACACTCGTACCTTTCAGTGTTTCGGCCCTGATCCTGGCTCTTGCATCTCTGGACTACCTCGGTTTCGGCTTGCCGGATACGTATGCCAGCTGGGGCCGGCTCCTCAACGACGGACTTTCCAACCTGTCCGCTCCCTGGGTCGTTACCTCCGCTTTCGTTGCCCTGGTCAGTATTCTCCTGCTCGTCACCTTCATCGGAGAAGCCATCAGGGAAGCCTTCGACCCAAAGAAATTCACCACCTACAAATAA